A single region of the Marmota flaviventris isolate mMarFla1 chromosome 10, mMarFla1.hap1, whole genome shotgun sequence genome encodes:
- the Sfn gene encoding 14-3-3 protein sigma produces the protein MAAFMKGAVEKGEELSCEERNLLSVAYKNVVGGQRAAWRVLSSIEQKSNEEGSEEKGPEVREYREKVETELRGVCDTVLGLLDSHLIKEAGEAESRVFYLKMKGDYYRYLAEVATGDDKKRIIDSARSAYQEAMDISKKEMPPTNPIRLGLALNFSVFHYEIANSPEEAITLAKTTFDEAMADLHTLSEDSYKDSTLIMQLLRDNLTLWTADNAGEEGGEAPEEPQS, from the coding sequence ATGGCAGCCTTCATGAAGGGCGCCGTGGAAAAGGGTGAGGAGCTCTCCTGTGAAGAGAGAAACCTGCTCTCTGTGGCCTACAAGAACGTGGTAGGCGGCCAGAGGGCTGCCTGGAGGGTCCTGTCCAGCATCGAGCAGAAGAGCAACGAGGAAGGCTCGGAAGAGAAGGGCCCCGAGGTGAGAGAGTACCGGGAGAAGGTGGAGACCGAGCTCCGGGGTGTGTGCGACACCGTGCTGGGCCTGCTGGACTCCCACCTTATCAAGGAGGCCGGGGAGGCGGAGAGCCGGGTTTTCTACCTGAAGATGAAGGGCGACTACTACCGCTACCTAGCCGAGGTGGCCACTGGTGACGACAAGAAGCGCATCATCGACTCTGCCCGGTCAGCCTACCAGGAGGCCATGGACATCAGCAAGAAGGAGATGCCGCCCACCAACCCCATCCGTCTGGGCCTGGCCCTGAACTTTTCCGTCTTCCACTACGAGATTGCCAACAGCCCCGAGGAAGCCATCACGCTGGCCAAGACCACTTTTGATGAGGCCATGGCTGACCTGCACACCCTCAGCGAGGACTCCTACAAAGACAGCACCCTCATCATGCAGCTGCTGCGAGACAACTTGACCCTCTGGACAGCCGACAACGCAGGGGAAGAGGGTGGGGAGGCTCCTGAGGAGCCCCAGAGCTGA
- the Gpn2 gene encoding GPN-loop GTPase 2, whose translation MAGAAPATAFGQAVIGPPGSGKTTYCLGMSEFLRALGRRVAVVNLDPANEGLPYECAVDVGELVGLGDVMDALRLGPNGGLLYCMEYLEANLDWLRAKLDPLRGHYFLFDCPGQVELCTHHGALRSIFSQMAQWDLRLTAVHLVDSHYCTDPAKFISVLCTSLATMLHVELPHVNLLSKMDLIEHYGKLAFNLDYYTEVLDLSYLLDHLASDPFFRHYRQLNEKLVQLIEDYSLVSFIPLNIQDKDSIQRVLQAVDKANGYCFGVQEQRSLEAMMSAAVGADFHFSSTLGLQEKYLAPSDQSVEQEAMQL comes from the exons ATGGCGGGAGCCGCTCCGGCCACGGCCTTCGGGCAGGCTGTGATCGGCCCGCCGGGCTCAGGAAAGACCACGTACTGCCTGGGCATGAGTGAGTTCCTGCGCGCGCTGGGCCGGCGCGTGGCGGTGGTGAACTTGGACCCGGCCAACGAAGGGCTGCCATACGAGTGCGCTGTGGACGTGGGCGAGCTAGTGGGACTGGGTGATGTGATGGATGCGCTGAGGCTGGGACCCAACGGCGGCCTGCTTTACTGCATGGAGTACCTGGAAGCCAACCTGGACTGGCTGCGGGCCAAGCTGGACCCACTCCGCGGCCACTACTTCCTCTTCGATTGCCCAGGCCAGGTGGAGCTGTGCACGCACCACGGCGCCCTTCGCAGCATATTCTCGCAGATGGCTCAGTGGGATCTCAGG CTGACTGCTGTCCATCTTGTGGATTCTCATTACTGCACAGACCCAGCCAAGTTCATCTCAGTATTATGTACCTCTCTGGCCACCATGTTGCATGTGGAGCTGCCACACGTCAACCTCCTCTCCAAGATGGACCTCATTGAGCATTATGGGAAACTGG CCTTCAACCTGGACTACTACACAGAGGTCCTTGACCTCTCCTATCTGCTTGACCACCTGGCTTCTGACCCTTTCTTCCGCCACTACCGCCAGCTCAACGAGAAACTGGTGCAGCTCATTGAAGACTACAGCCTGGTCTCCTTTATCCCTCTGAACATACAG GACAAGGACAGCATCCAGCGAGTCCTACAGGCTGTGGATAAGGCCAACGGCTACTGTTTTGGGGTACAAGAGCAGCGAAGCTTGGAGGCCATGATGTCTGCCGCAGTGGGAGCTGACTTCCATTTCTCCTC CACGCTGGGCCTCCAAGAGAAGTACCTGGCACCCTCGGACCAGTCAGTGGAACAAGAAGCCATGCAGCTATAG